A window of Rhododendron vialii isolate Sample 1 chromosome 13a, ASM3025357v1 contains these coding sequences:
- the LOC131312805 gene encoding uncharacterized protein LOC131312805 isoform X1 encodes MSSSSAQVAHSLAFRVMRLCKPSFHVDTPLRFDPCDLIAGEDLFDDPVAASHLPRLLNNHPFSAPDSDLTYRSRFLLHDPSDAMGLSGLLVLPQAFGAIYLGETFCSYISINNSSNFEARDIVIKAEIQTERQRIMLLDTSKSPVESIRAGGRYDFIVEHDVKELGAHTLVCTAMYNDGDSERKYLPQFFKFLVANPLSVRTKVRVVKETTFLEACIENHTKSNLYMDQVDFEPAQHWSATILKADQHHSEKSLTREIFKPPILIKSGGGIHNYLYQLRSSSQGSMPMEVEGSNILGKFQITWRTNLGEPGRLQTQQILGSPITRKEIELQAVEIPSVIILERPFLVRLNLTNKTDRKLGPFEVWISQGDLADDKVVMVNGIQTLALPQVEAYSSTIFQLNLIATRLGVQKITGITVFDTTEKRTYDSLSDLEIFVDSDQLVKSTMTGSTLGANLVTILDAH; translated from the exons atgagcagCAGCAGCGCCCAGGTGGCGCACTCACTGGCCTTCAGGGTGATGCGCCTGTGCAAGCCGTCGTTCCACGTGGACACACCCCTCCGGTTCGACCCCTGCGATCTGATCGCCGGCGAAGACCTCTTCGACGACCCCGTGGCCGCCTCTCACCTCCCTCGCCTCCTCAACAACCACCCCTTCTCCGCCCCCGACTCCGATCTCACCTACCGCTCCCGCTTCCTCCTCCACGATCCCTCCGACGCCATGGGCCTCTCCGGCCTCCTCGTCCTCCCCCAGGCCTTCGG GGCCATATATCTGGGGGAGACATTTTGCAGTTACATTAGCATCAATAACAGTTCCAATTTCGAAGCCAGGGACATTGTAATTAAG GCAGAAATTCAAACCGAAAGACAGAGAATAATGCTTTTAGATACATCAAAATCACCTGTTGAATCAATACGTGCAGGAGGCCGTTATGATTTTATTGTGGAACATGATGTGAAAGAACTTGGTGCGCACAC GCTTGTTTGTACTGCTATGTACAATGATGGGGATAGCGAACGTAAATATCTTCCACAATTCTTCAAGTTCTTGGTTGCAAATCCACTTTCAGTTAGGACAAAG GTCCGTGTTGTCAAG GAAACTACATTTTTGGAGGCCTGCATTGAAAATCATACGAAATCCAACCTTTATATGGATCAAGTTGACTTTGAGCCAGCTCAGCATTGGAGCGCAACGATCCTTAAAGCTGATCAGCACCATTCAGAGAAGAGTTTGACAAG AGAGATATTCAAGCCACCCATTCTCATAAAATCAGGGGGAGGAATTCACAACTATCTTTATCAGCTAAGATCATCCTCACAAGGGTCAATGCCAATGGAAGTTGAGGGGAGTAATATCCTTGGGAAATTTCAGATAACATGGCGTACGAATTTGGGTGAACCAGGGCGTCTGCAGACACAGCAGATTCTTGGTAGT CCCATCACACGCAAGGAGATTGAGTTACAGGCAGTGGAAATACCTTCGGTCATCATCTTGGAAAGACCATTCCTG GTACGCTTGAATCTCACGAACAAGACTGATAGGAAATTGGGTCCTTTTGAGGTCTGGATATCACAAGGTGATTTGGCTGATGACAAAGTTGTTATGGTTAATGGTATTCAAACATTG GCTTTACCACAGGTGGAAGCATATAGCTCTACCATTTTCCAGCTG AACCTAATTGCTACAAGACTCGGGGTTCAGAAAATCACTGGCATAACTGTCTTCGACACAACAGAAAAGAGAACATACGACTCTCTGTCAGATTTGGAG ATATTTGTTGATTCAGATCAATTGGTCAAAAGTACCATGACTGGATCCACTCTAGGGGCCAATTTGGTTACTATTTTGGACGCGCATTGA
- the LOC131312805 gene encoding uncharacterized protein LOC131312805 isoform X2, translating into MSSSSAQVAHSLAFRVMRLCKPSFHVDTPLRFDPCDLIAGEDLFDDPVAASHLPRLLNNHPFSAPDSDLTYRSRFLLHDPSDAMGLSGLLVLPQAFGAIYLGETFCSYISINNSSNFEARDIVIKAEIQTERQRIMLLDTSKSPVESIRAGGRYDFIVEHDVKELGAHTLVCTAMYNDGDSERKYLPQFFKFLVANPLSVRTKVRVVKETTFLEACIENHTKSNLYMDQVDFEPAQHWSATILKADQHHSEKSLTREIFKPPILIKSGGGIHNYLYQLRSSSQGSMPMEVEGSNILGKFQITWRTNLGEPGRLQTQQILGSPITRKEIELQAVEIPSVIILERPFLVRLNLTNKTDRKLGPFEVWISQGDLADDKVVMVNGIQTLNLIATRLGVQKITGITVFDTTEKRTYDSLSDLEIFVDSDQLVKSTMTGSTLGANLVTILDAH; encoded by the exons atgagcagCAGCAGCGCCCAGGTGGCGCACTCACTGGCCTTCAGGGTGATGCGCCTGTGCAAGCCGTCGTTCCACGTGGACACACCCCTCCGGTTCGACCCCTGCGATCTGATCGCCGGCGAAGACCTCTTCGACGACCCCGTGGCCGCCTCTCACCTCCCTCGCCTCCTCAACAACCACCCCTTCTCCGCCCCCGACTCCGATCTCACCTACCGCTCCCGCTTCCTCCTCCACGATCCCTCCGACGCCATGGGCCTCTCCGGCCTCCTCGTCCTCCCCCAGGCCTTCGG GGCCATATATCTGGGGGAGACATTTTGCAGTTACATTAGCATCAATAACAGTTCCAATTTCGAAGCCAGGGACATTGTAATTAAG GCAGAAATTCAAACCGAAAGACAGAGAATAATGCTTTTAGATACATCAAAATCACCTGTTGAATCAATACGTGCAGGAGGCCGTTATGATTTTATTGTGGAACATGATGTGAAAGAACTTGGTGCGCACAC GCTTGTTTGTACTGCTATGTACAATGATGGGGATAGCGAACGTAAATATCTTCCACAATTCTTCAAGTTCTTGGTTGCAAATCCACTTTCAGTTAGGACAAAG GTCCGTGTTGTCAAG GAAACTACATTTTTGGAGGCCTGCATTGAAAATCATACGAAATCCAACCTTTATATGGATCAAGTTGACTTTGAGCCAGCTCAGCATTGGAGCGCAACGATCCTTAAAGCTGATCAGCACCATTCAGAGAAGAGTTTGACAAG AGAGATATTCAAGCCACCCATTCTCATAAAATCAGGGGGAGGAATTCACAACTATCTTTATCAGCTAAGATCATCCTCACAAGGGTCAATGCCAATGGAAGTTGAGGGGAGTAATATCCTTGGGAAATTTCAGATAACATGGCGTACGAATTTGGGTGAACCAGGGCGTCTGCAGACACAGCAGATTCTTGGTAGT CCCATCACACGCAAGGAGATTGAGTTACAGGCAGTGGAAATACCTTCGGTCATCATCTTGGAAAGACCATTCCTG GTACGCTTGAATCTCACGAACAAGACTGATAGGAAATTGGGTCCTTTTGAGGTCTGGATATCACAAGGTGATTTGGCTGATGACAAAGTTGTTATGGTTAATGGTATTCAAACATTG AACCTAATTGCTACAAGACTCGGGGTTCAGAAAATCACTGGCATAACTGTCTTCGACACAACAGAAAAGAGAACATACGACTCTCTGTCAGATTTGGAG ATATTTGTTGATTCAGATCAATTGGTCAAAAGTACCATGACTGGATCCACTCTAGGGGCCAATTTGGTTACTATTTTGGACGCGCATTGA
- the LOC131312806 gene encoding uncharacterized protein LOC131312806: protein MKTLISHTLTHHLSPQFSHPNFIFHFPSVSRENSSELNFPQKKWIFHPKTLTFCLASEPLSYGGWDDPVLVGGPANSGESNQLRNLLNSLGIDDKRYIFVYVLGFICALAITRIRVSSIVVFPACVVVFAVGFSIGLVNGGHGNELSLIGTKKRPKDEISRVSIDKLRNLVDLFSGFDGKICNLKSDVRSHIESSHVTVGDLEGYVKVMESIGLCASNAKSSVEACIDSISVENQEFERTLNQKSIRRKKEVAESRFDLWQFIGGVFKGKSVASKANKTKDIAKRDSTDAELNDRIQGNILAPRVEDEVLNSLSNYKRGTRSATFSGERRINVLVRHDEMSISDMGSRAKRVLDNEQFSYRNRRLQFVNNKKIFLRTGNQNEVETWELPDNFRDSNNLSGDLEHMEAEALFEQEQILHKTNGSYSPSPRRENREKDAYKPYSREEYEKNEVQHLPSSVSNDIEFNRYLMEANDLLKEARECLRVKGDEEIAETVLYKSANLLSEAIDMKPMSLLAVGQLGNTYLLHGELKLKISRQLRDLLANYHPKSVQKRSKVQNGLDDEVESKDQIASALVNVCEECEELLVEAGRKYKLALTIDGNDMRALYNWGLALSFRAQLIADIGPEAAFDADKIFLAAIDKFDAMMSKSNVYAPDALFRWGVALQQRSRLRPRNSKEKVKLLQQAKRLFEDALDMDSDNPQVREAISSCTSELSFRSY from the exons atgaaaaccctaatttctcaCACTCTAACCCACCATTTGTCCCCGCAATTTTCCCacccaaattttattttccacttTCCTTCAGTTTCCCGAGAAAATTCGAGCGAGCTCAACTTCCCCCagaaaaaatggatttttcaCCCCAAAACATTGACTTTCTGCTTAGCATCAGAACCACTGAGTTACGGTGGATGGGACGACCCAGTACTCGTTGGTGGCCCAGCTAACTCGGGTGAGTCAAACCAGCTTCGCAATCTTCTTAATTCCCTAGGAATTGATGACAAAAGGTACATCTTTGTTTACGTTTTAGGGTTTATTTGTGCTTTGGCCATTActaggattagggtttcttCAATTGTTGTGTTCCCAGCTTGTGTTGTGGTTTTTGCTGTTGGATTTTCCATTGGTTTAGTTAATGGGGGGCATGGTAATGAGTTGAGCTTAATTGGGACCAAGAAAAGGCCAAAGGATGAGATTTCTAGAGTTTCCATCGACAAATTGAGGAATTTGGTGGATTTATTTTCTGGGTTTGATGGTAAAATTTGTAATTTGAAGAGTGATGTAAGAAGCCATATTGAAAGCAGTCATGTCACCGTGGGTGATTTGGAGGGTTATGTTAAGGTGATGGAATCGATTGGGTTATGTGCTTCGAATGCTAAAAGCTCCGTTGAGGCTTGTATTGACAGTATTTCGGTTGAAAACCAAGAGTTTGAAAGAactttgaatcagaagtctattaggagaaagaaagaagtggcCGAGAGTAGGTTTGACTTGTGGCAGTTTATCGGTGGTGTGTTTAAAGGAAAATCAGTTGCTTCCAAAGCTAATAAAACGAAAGACATTGCTAAGAGGGATTCAACAGATGCAGAATTGAATGATCGAATTCAAGGTAACATTTTGGCTCCCAGAGTTGAAGATGAGGTTTTGAATTCGTTGTCCAATTATAAACGTGGAACTAGGAGTGCAACCTTTTCTGGAGAGAGAAGGATAAATGTACTTGTGCGACATGATGAAATGAGTATTTCTGATATGGGCAGTAGAGCCAAAAGGGTTTTGGACAATGAACAGTTTAGTTACCGGAATAGAAGATTGCAGTTTGTCAACAACAAGAAAATCTTTCTGAGGACGGGTAATCAAAATGAAGTTGAAACATGGGAATTGCCTGACAATTTCCGGGATTCCAACAATTTAAGTGGCGATTTGGAGCATATGGAAGCAGAGGCATTGTTTGAACAAGAACAGATACTCCACAAAACCAATGGAAGTTACAGTCCTAGTCCTAGGAGGGAGAATAGAGAAAAAGATGCTTACAAACCGTATAGCAGAGAAgaatatgagaaaaatgaagTTCAGCACCTACCATCCTCGGTTTCCAATGATATTGAATTCAATAGGTATCTTATGGAAGCTAATGACCTTCTAAAAGAAGCCAGAGAATGCTTAAGGGTTAAAGGTGATGAAGAGATAGCAGAAACTGTACTGTATAAATCTGCAAACTTACTCTCTGAAGCCATAGACATGAAGCCTATGAGTTTACTTGCTGTAGGTCAGTTGGGAAATACTTATCTTCTTCACGGtgaactgaaattgaaaatcaGTCGTCAGTTGAGGGATCTACTTGCAAACTACCATCCAAAATCTGTTCAGAAACGTTCTAAAGTACAGAATGGACTTGATGATGAGGTTGAAAGCAAAGATCAAATTGCATCTGCTCTAGTTAATGTTTGTGAAGAGTGTGAAGAACTTCTCGTTGAGGCTGGAAGAAAATATAAGTTGGCCCTGACCATTGATGGAAATGATATGAGAGCCTTATATAATTGGGGTCTCGCATTGTCCTTCCGTGCGCAATTAATTGCAGATATTGGACCA GAAGCAGCTTTTGATGCTGACAAGATTTTCTTGGCTGCAATCGACAAGTTTGATGCCATGATGTCCaaaagcaatgtttatgcaccTGATG CTCTGTTTAGATGGGGTGTGGCATTGCAGCAAAGATCACGACTACGACCAAGAAATAGTAAAGAGAAGGTGAAGTTACTGCAGCAAGCAAAGAGGCTGTTTGAAGATGCACTTGACATGGACTCTGACAATCCCCAAGTAAGAGAAGCCATAAGTTCATGCACTTCCGAGCTCAGTTTTAGGAGCTATTAG